A portion of the Daphnia magna isolate NIES linkage group LG4, ASM2063170v1.1, whole genome shotgun sequence genome contains these proteins:
- the LOC123471395 gene encoding uncharacterized protein LOC123471395: MQRQIFGSVSSPFLCSQVLRHIADLHHEEFSEAAERVYKNFYVDNLLDSFYTEEEASRAVKDSTALLKKGGFHLNQWPEDLPTERTLGVLYDSESDSFIFDVKTDVKASTKRRILRAVSTLYDPLGFLSPVILSAKRILQEFWLVGVDLDEQVPNQLEAFKIPRALTSSSDIQDIQLHAFCDAFTVGFGSLSRVAPLRPLTVPKLELQGAVVALRLVKFVQSTLRIPINQIIYLSDSKTVVQWIASKTCRFQTFVANRISEILEHSQPTESRHVTGIENLADECSRGLFPDEMMGNYRWVNGKDIWQQEENAWPITIKLPEPSVEDPEVSATNWIGLVYGLAEENRLISLLERNSNYDVVMRIVAWILRFISNSKLKLLDHVKSRIGVKCIQHAANHCIKSAQLEKYSKKNRGFKE; encoded by the exons ATGCAGCGACAAATCTTTGGATCGGTATCATCCCCTTTCCTCTGCTCTCAAGTGCTCCGACATATTGCTGACCTACATCACGAAGAATTTTCTGAAGCCGCTGAACGAGTCTACAAGAACTTCTATGTAGATAACCTTCTGGATTCCTTTTACACCGAAGAGGAGGCTAGTCGAGCGGTCAAAGACTCTACAGCATTGCTAAAAAAAGGAGGATTCCATCTGAACCAATGGCCGG AAGATTTGCCCACGGAGAGAACCTTAGGTGTTTTATATGACAGCGAAAGTGACAGCTTCATCTTTGATGTTAAAACCGATGTCAAAGCGAGTACTAAGCGTCGGATCTTGAGGGCTGTGTCTACCTTGTATGACCCACTGGGGTTTTTATCACCAGTGATCCTTAGCGCCAAAAGAATTCTGCAAGAATTTTGGCTTGTCGGTGTTGACTTGGATGAACAAGTTCCGAA CCAGCTCGAAGCGTTCAAGATCCCGCGAGCTCTAACTTCGTCTAGTGACATCCAAGACATTCAGCTGCATGCCTTTTGCGATGCATTTACCGTTGGGTTCGGCTCTCTG TCCCGGGTGGCACCCCTTCGTCCGCTGACCGTTCCGAAATTAGAACTCCAAGGAGCAGTTGTGGCACTACGCCTTGTGAAGTTCGTCCAATCAACCCTTCGTATTCCCATCAATCAAATCATCTATTTGTCTGACTCTAAAACGGTCGTTCAGTGGATAGCCTCAAAGACATGTCGCTTTCAGACGTTCGTCGCAAATCGAATATCCGAAATCTTAGAGCATTCTCAACCAACTGAATCGAGACATGTCACAGGTATCGAAAATCTAGCTGATGAGTGCAGCAGAGGACTTTTCCCTGATGAGATGATGGGGAATTACCGTTGGGTTAATGGCAAAGACATCTGGCAGCAAGAAGAAAACGCCTGGCCGATAACCATTAAACTTCCCGAACCTTCTGTTGAAGATCCAGAGGTATCAGCCACCAACTGGATTGGGCTTGTTTACGGCCTCGCTGAAGAAAATAGGCTTATCTCCCTTTTGGAACGAAATTCCAACTATGACGTGGTTATGCGAATTGTTGCATGGATCCTTCGTTTCATTTCCAACTCGAAATTGAAATTGCTGGATCATGTCAAATCACGCATTGGTGTCAAATGCATTCAGCACGCTGCTAATCATTGCATCAAATCTGCGCAATTGGAGAAATATTCCAAAAAAAATAGAGGctttaaagaataa
- the LOC123471060 gene encoding uncharacterized protein LOC123471060 has protein sequence MREGRFANIKFCTGAVLQDDTWRSTNCKTFFDVNNKNFYNPSSHSLPEDVLKWVQKTIEDRWKHRKPLGPLGTPVCSECCTIRRALVKKVTQPNPISEKEKLAKLRADYRLAQQKLVRNKETVTKMEKEIGTMESQEHILRMEKQKIEADLIAKEDIINLQEAELFKLRYGFAQQANEVKKSEEKFKKVLDNLNQKVY, from the exons ATGAGAGAAGGGCGGTTTGCCAACATTAAGTTTTGCACTGGAGCTGTCCTTCAAGATGACACTTGGAGATCAACCAACTGCAAAACCTTTTTCGACGTAAATAATAAGAATTTCTATAACCCAAGCTCTCATTCCCTACCTGAGGACGTCTTGAAATGGGTACAAAAAACCATAGAGGACCGGTGGAAACACCGGAAACCACTAGGACCACTAGGAACACCGGTGTGTTCCGAGTGCTGCACGATAAGGCGAGCTCTGGTGAAAAAAGTGACTCAGCCGAATCCTatttcagaaaaagaaaaactggcaAAGTTGAGAGCTGATTATCGATTGGCACAGCAAAAACTAGTTCGTAACAAGGAAACCGTGACT aaaatggaaaaggaAATTGGTACTATGGAGTCACAGGAGCACATTTTGAGAATGGAAAAGCAGAAGATAGAAGCCGATTTAATTGCAAAGGAAGATATTATCAATCTTCAAGAGGCGGAGCTATTCAAACTCCGTTATGGTTTTGCCCAACAAGCCAATGAAGTGAAAAAAAGTGAAGAGAAGTTTAAAAAGGTTCTTGATAACCTAAATCAGAAGGTATATTGA
- the LOC123471396 gene encoding uncharacterized protein LOC123471396, which yields MRQANNFVQCKSKWKLEHGAVIAITEELLRGFVIQAESLLNGRPLTYVSVDPRDPEPVTPNHFLIVQSSPNTEDDIIEDNKLHCRKYWEAMQVMMTHFWRRWLQEYLPTLTDRRIWLFDKKNLAMDDTVLVVAPNSPREHWPIVRVTRIITSPDGIVRSVFVKTSTGEYHRLVSKLCLLESECI from the exons ATGCGGCAAGCTAATAACTTCGTACAGTGTAAATCTAAATGGAAACTCGAACACGG GGCCGTCATAGCGATTACTGAAGAGCTTTTACGTGGTTTCGTGATTCAGGCTGAATCGTTGTTGAATGGACGTCCACTGACCTATGTCAGTGTAGACCCTCGAGATCCCGAACCAGTTACCCCTAATCATTTTTTGATAGTTCAGAGCTCACCTAACACCGAAGACGACATCATCGAGGACAATAAATTGCATTGTCGAAAATATTGGGAAGCTATGCAAGTCATGATGACACATTTTTGGCGCCGATGGCTTCAAGAGTATCTTCCCACACTCACTGACCGTCGAATATGGCTTTTCGATAAGAAGAATTTGGCTATGGACGATACCGTGCTTGTGGTGGCCCCGAATTCTCCTAGAGAACATTGGCCTATTGTTCGAGTAACTCGGATCATCACCAGTCCAGATGGAATCGTCAGGTCGGTGTTCGTCAAGACATCTACTGGAGAATACCACCGCCTGGTGTCCAAATTATGCCTATTAGAATCTGAATGTATCTGA